CCGACGGCGCCGAACAGCTCCTGGAGGACGAGCTCCCGACTCTCACGGTCGCTCGCGGTCGTCCGGTTGTACAGCCGACACAGCGCTCCGGCACGCTCGCGGGCCGCGGCGAGTTCGGGGTCCGAGGGATCGTACGCCTCGCCGGCGAGCATCTTCTCCCGTTCGCTGGCCATACGGTCGATCGGCGCGGGGCGCAGATAGGCGTCCCGATCGACGCGATTCGCGGCGGCGACCGCCTCGCTAGCCCTCCGCGAGCTGAGCCAGACACTCGCGACAGTACCGCGCGTTCGAGTCGTTTGGGGTCTCGCAGGACGGACACCGGTACTCCGAGCGGTCGGCGCGGTCGAACTCGAGGCCGTCGGCGAGGACGTCGAGGACGTCGTCGTTCGGTGAGACGTCGACGTCCTCGCGGTGGCGTAACTCGAGCAGCAGGGCGTCGTCCCGTAGCCGCTCGAGGCCCCGGACCAGTCCGAGAAAGAGCAGCGTCGGCGCGACCGAGACGAACGCCGCGAGCGCGAGTCGCCCGACGATCCCGTAGCTACCCGGATCGAGCATAGTTCGGGTACGGGAACGGACGGAATAGCTCTACTGTCGGTCGGACTTCGTAGAACTCCCGTGTCGGCGACGGTCAGTCGCTGATGAACTTGTTGTCCCGCCAGTTGACGCCGCCCTGGCTCGAGCTGTGGTCCCGCGGACCTTCGACGACCTCGATGTCGGCGGGTCGGGGCTCGCCCTCGACGATACGGGTCGCCTCGAGCTCGCCGTCGAACTCGGCGATCGCGGTCAGGGTTCCCTTCTCGGCGGCCTCGGCGATCTCACAGAGGACGAGGAACATCTCGTACTGCAACAGCGAGTTCTGGAGGACGGTCTCGCGGTCGCCCTTGAACGCGGCGAACTCGACGAGCTCCGATTCGATCTCTTCCTCTTCGTCCTCGTCCCAGCGGAACGAGTTGTGTCGCTCGTCGGGGTCTTCCTCGTAGACCCGGTTCTCGGTGACGCTGGCCTTGAGCTGGGCCGTCGGAGTGTACTTGCTGACCGATTCGTCCTTGGCGACGGCCTTCAGGATCAGCGTGTTGTTGCGTCGCGTGATCTCGACATCCGAGACGCCGTCGGGAAACGTCGCCTCGTCGATGTGGTCGTGGAGGTCTTCGAGGGGCAGTTCGAGGGTCGAGTGCAGCCGATATACGTGTCTGGATTCCTCTGTGGACATAGTGGGAAGGTGTGGAGCGCTCGCTGGCTTATAATACGGTCGCGTGGCTTATATGACCTGCTATTAAATTCGAGGCCCTATATAAGGAATAAATTCAACTCGGTTTCGGCGCGAGCTATTCGTCCGCGAGCGTCTCGGCCAGTTCGCCGCGCTCCTCGAGCTCCGCGAGGATGTCCGACCCGCCGACGAACTCACCGTCGACGTACGTCTGGGGAATCGTCTCCCAGCCGCTCTGTTCTTCGAGGGCCGCCCGGTACTCGTCGAGCGAGTCGAGGACGTCGACGGTCTCGTACTCGTCGCGGTACTGGTCGATCAGCCCGAGCGCGCGACGGGAGTAGCCACACTGGGGCATCAGTTCGGTTCCCTTCATAAAGAGGACGACCTCGTTGTCCTCGAGGGTCTCGGCGACCTGTTCGTTGACCTCGTCCTGGTCGAGCCCCTGATTCGGTGGGAAGTCCATACCGGGGGTACGAACGTGACGGGGATAGACCTTACGTCCCCGGTGATCGTGCGCCGATTCGATCCGGCACCGTCAGTCGGCCGTCGAGGCCGGGGTATCGTCCCCGGCGTCGGCCGACCGCAGGTAGCCCTGAACGTACGCGCCGACGAACATACCGGCGATCCCGTAGAGGATCGCGACGTTGCCGATCCCGAGGCTGGCGTAGGCCGCGCCGGGACAGATCCCCGACAGCCCCCAGCCGACGCCGAAGATCCCGCCCCCGAGGACGACGTTTCGGTCGAGCGTCTTCAGCCGACGGCCGTAGGCGGTTCCGGTAAGCGGTGCCGTCCCTCGGACGTGTTTGATTCCGAAGAAGGTGATCCCCGTCACGACCGCGGCACCGAACATGACAAAGAGCAGTCCGAAGTCCTCGAACTGCAGGAAGTTCAGGACGATCTCGGGCTGGGCCATGTGGCTGAAGCCGAGTCCGAAGCCGAAGATCAGTCCGCCGACGAACACCAGCGGCATGAACAGCGGATGTTGCTCGTGGTCGGCGCTCATCGCTCACACCTCCGTTCGTAGCTCGCGGTTCGTTTCGCTCGCCGCTGGCGTCTCCGGGATTCTCGCGCGGCTCGAATCCCGTTCATCAGGGACTCACCCCCAGCGCCTGCACCAACTGGGCGACGCCGATCGCAACGAGCAGGAAGGTCGCGACGCCGACGAGAGAGGCGCTCGAGGCCGAGCCGACGCCACAGACGCCGTGGCCCGAGGTACACCCCTTGCCGACGCGGGTTCCGATCCCGATGAGGATTCCCCCGAGGAACAGCCGCCAGGGCTGGACGTCGGTCAGCCACAGCGTCAGTCCGCCGACGTCGTAGAGCTGTCCGGTCGTCGCGGGCTGGTGGAGCGAACTCGAGACCAGACCGGACTGGAACGTGACCGCGTAGACGGCCGCGCCGGCGACGATTCCCAGCGTGAACACGACCCGCCAGTCCCGCGAAGCGCGGTACCGCTGGAACCGCGAGAGGTTCGAGACGTACGACAGGGTCGACTCGAGGAACGTGCTCGCGCCGGCGGCGATGCCGGTGCCCAGATAGATGACGACGGTACCGAGACCGACGAGGAGACCGCCGATCGCGTAGTGGCTGATCCCGTTCGGGAACAGCTCCCCGAACGCGACCGCGAGGAGTGGTGTTACTGCCATATACGACCGCTAGGGACGCCGAGGCATCAATCCTCCTCACTCGGGGAAACTTGTGCGTATCTCGGAGCCGTTCCCGAGCCGTCCCGGGGCGACTGCCGCGCGATCAGTCGGCTGCACTCGACGTCGTCACAACGTCGAGCTTCTCGGCGGCGTAGCCGAAGACGTCGCGGTAGCCGTACGAGGACATGAGCACGGGGTAGAAGGATTCGGTGGCGACCTGCATGTCGCCGTCGGCCGCAGCAAAGGGATCGCCCGGCTCGATCTCGGTGAAGTTGTCGACGAAGACCTCGTAGCTGTCGGCCTCGCCTTTCGGAATGGCGTCGACGAGCCGGTACACCGGCAGGTCGCGACCGACCGTGTCGCCGGGCAGAGCGCCAACGGCGGTCAGAAACGCCCGGGTGAGCCGGTGGGCGTTCTGGGCTGCCGTCTCGGAACCCTGCAGTCCGCACTCGACCTCGACGGTGTCGATCTCGGAGAACAGCCGTCCCTCGGCAAACTCGCTGGTCTCGACCATCGCCTGCACGGGCAGCTGCGGACAGATCGACTTCGCCCGTTCGCCGATCTCGTTGACGATGGCGAACGGTTCGGCGTGGCTCTGCGTGGAGTGCATCGAGAACGTGAAACAGCCCGACAGCTCCTCGACGAGCTCGTTGGCGAGCCGTCCCTCGTGGGTCTTGGCGTCCGGATCGCCCGGAAACGCCCGGTTGAGGTCCTCGTCGACGAACCGTACCCGTCGCTCGAGCGCCTCCTCGTTGGCGATCACGAGCTTGACGGGACGCTCGACGGACGGGTTCTCGTCGAGCAACCGCTCGACGGCGCGAACCCCGCAGGGCTCGTCGCCGTGAATTCCTCCGACAACCGCTATCTCGGGCGTTCCGGACCCGAGCTGTGCAACTTTCATTATCAGTCGTACGAACTTCGACCTCAAATGCAGTTCGGTCCAGCATGGGCGCGGCCGCAAGCGACGGCGAACCCCCACTCTCAGGGACCGGTCTCGACGTCGGCCGCGTACTCTCGATCGATCGGTCGGGCGGTCGGTCGCTCGCCGTCCAGCGGAATTAGCCAGCCGTCGATCGCAGCCGGCTCCTCGAGGGCCGTCTCCAGGGTTTGACGGACCTCACGAACGTCGACGCCGTAGTAGTCGTCGGGGATCCCCTGTAGGTACTGCAGGGCCGTCCGGAACAGGCTTCGCATCCCGTCGTCGTCCTCGAAGTCGGCTCGCTTGTAGGCACCGGCGGCGACCTGAACCATCCCGTGCAGGAAGGAGCTCTCCGTCGTCCCGTGGCCGTAGTTGTACCACTCGTGTTCGAAACAGTCGTGGGACTCGTGGAACGCGCGGTCGTTGAACAGCCGCACGCCGTGGACGACAGCCCGCCGGAGCGTGCCGTGTTCCCAGCCGTTCGACTCCCCACGGTCGGGATCCCAGCCCGTCGGCTCCCCCGAGATCGGCGGCGCGACGGAGTAGTCTCGCGTGTGGTCGGTCATCGGACTCGAAACGACGTTCGGAGCGACTCGGCGAACGGTGCGGTTCCCATCACTCACCCCTTCGGGCTCGAGGACCCCGTTCGTTTCGCTCGTTGCGCCGCTTGCCGGCGTCGGACCGTCTCGACACCGAACCGTACGACAGCGATCCGATCCGTTCCGGCCGCACCCGGAATACTTATTTCGAGCGACGAGCGATCCACGGTCGATGAAACATCCGGACGGTCGCTGTCTGCGCTGTGGCGGACGGCTCTTCGGACACGTTGAGGGGGGCTACGCGTGTCACAACTGTAACGCCCGTCACCTGCTCGAGCCTATCGACGGGACGTCCTCGGTCGAGGACGTCCCCGGGTGCGGACTACGGGCGTAGCGAGAACCGCAGGGTATTCATACGATAGTCACCAACCGTCGACCGCGTGCGAGGGTAGCCAAGCGGTCAACGGCGGCGGACTCAAGATCCGCTCGTGTAGACGTTCGTGGGTTCGATTCCCTCCCCTCGCACTCACCAGAGTGCGGCAAGAGCGAGCCTCTTGCCCTCGCAAAGCTTCTCGCGACCGACGATCCGCCAGCGACTGCGCCGCGTCGATCCGAAACGTGATCCCTTTTTGACGGCGGCCCACCGAAACCGAACAATGAGCGACTCCGACGAGCTCGATCGACGCGCCGACACCGCCGTACGGGCGGCCCGAGCGGGCGCCGCTGTCGCCGGCGAGGCGTTTCGCACGACCCTGGAGGTCGAGACGAAAAACGGCAAGACCGACGTCGTCACGCGGGCCGACCGCGAGGCCCAGGTCGCGGTGATCGAGGCGATCCGCGAGACCTACCCCGACGACCCCGTCGTCGGCGAGGAAGAGGACGAACTGAAGGAGGTTCCCGAATCGGGGCCGGCCTGGATCGTCGACCCCATCGACGGGACGAACAACTTCGTCCGGGGGATCCGATCGTTCGGTACCGCCGTCGCCGCGGTCGTCGACGGCGAACCCGTCGGCGCCGCGACGGTGTGTCCGGCCCTGGACGACGAGTACCGGAGCGGTCCCGAGGGGGCGTTCCGGAACGACGAGCCGATCGCGGTCAGCGATTGCGCCGACCCCGAGGCCGCGACGGTCTCGCCGACGTTCTGGTGGGACTTCGACCACCGCGATCAGTACGCCGCCGCGAACCGCGAGATCGTGACCCGTTTCGGCGACATGCGACGGTTCGGCTGCGCTCAGCTCGGGCTCGCGATGGTCGCTTCGGGTGCCCTCGAGGGGATCACCACGAACCTGCGGGCGAACCCCTGGGACACCGTCGCCGGCGTCCACCTGATCCGGCAGGCTGGGGGCCAAGTGACCGACCTCGAGGGTGAGCGCTGGCGCCACGACAGCGAGGGGTTGGTCGCCTCGAACGGCGCGGTTCACGAGGAGCTGCTCGAGGCTGCGCGAGGGATCGACCCGTAGGCGGGCGGGTTTTTTCTCGGAGTGTAAACCGGAAACGGTAAGCGGTCGCTCCCACGGGTATCGAGTATGGACGAGTACATCGAACGGTT
This genomic window from Natronococcus occultus SP4 contains:
- a CDS encoding YeeE/YedE family protein: MAVTPLLAVAFGELFPNGISHYAIGGLLVGLGTVVIYLGTGIAAGASTFLESTLSYVSNLSRFQRYRASRDWRVVFTLGIVAGAAVYAVTFQSGLVSSSLHQPATTGQLYDVGGLTLWLTDVQPWRLFLGGILIGIGTRVGKGCTSGHGVCGVGSASSASLVGVATFLLVAIGVAQLVQALGVSP
- a CDS encoding zinc ribbon domain-containing protein — its product is MLDPGSYGIVGRLALAAFVSVAPTLLFLGLVRGLERLRDDALLLELRHREDVDVSPNDDVLDVLADGLEFDRADRSEYRCPSCETPNDSNARYCRECLAQLAEG
- a CDS encoding DUF6691 family protein; this encodes MSADHEQHPLFMPLVFVGGLIFGFGLGFSHMAQPEIVLNFLQFEDFGLLFVMFGAAVVTGITFFGIKHVRGTAPLTGTAYGRRLKTLDRNVVLGGGIFGVGWGLSGICPGAAYASLGIGNVAILYGIAGMFVGAYVQGYLRSADAGDDTPASTAD
- a CDS encoding DUF7110 family protein, whose translation is MSTEESRHVYRLHSTLELPLEDLHDHIDEATFPDGVSDVEITRRNNTLILKAVAKDESVSKYTPTAQLKASVTENRVYEEDPDERHNSFRWDEDEEEEIESELVEFAAFKGDRETVLQNSLLQYEMFLVLCEIAEAAEKGTLTAIAEFDGELEATRIVEGEPRPADIEVVEGPRDHSSSQGGVNWRDNKFISD
- a CDS encoding DUF309 domain-containing protein, yielding MTDHTRDYSVAPPISGEPTGWDPDRGESNGWEHGTLRRAVVHGVRLFNDRAFHESHDCFEHEWYNYGHGTTESSFLHGMVQVAAGAYKRADFEDDDGMRSLFRTALQYLQGIPDDYYGVDVREVRQTLETALEEPAAIDGWLIPLDGERPTARPIDREYAADVETGP
- a CDS encoding M14 family metallopeptidase, with amino-acid sequence MKVAQLGSGTPEIAVVGGIHGDEPCGVRAVERLLDENPSVERPVKLVIANEEALERRVRFVDEDLNRAFPGDPDAKTHEGRLANELVEELSGCFTFSMHSTQSHAEPFAIVNEIGERAKSICPQLPVQAMVETSEFAEGRLFSEIDTVEVECGLQGSETAAQNAHRLTRAFLTAVGALPGDTVGRDLPVYRLVDAIPKGEADSYEVFVDNFTEIEPGDPFAAADGDMQVATESFYPVLMSSYGYRDVFGYAAEKLDVVTTSSAAD
- a CDS encoding glutaredoxin family protein; translation: MDFPPNQGLDQDEVNEQVAETLEDNEVVLFMKGTELMPQCGYSRRALGLIDQYRDEYETVDVLDSLDEYRAALEEQSGWETIPQTYVDGEFVGGSDILAELEERGELAETLADE
- a CDS encoding inositol monophosphatase family protein, translated to MSDSDELDRRADTAVRAARAGAAVAGEAFRTTLEVETKNGKTDVVTRADREAQVAVIEAIRETYPDDPVVGEEEDELKEVPESGPAWIVDPIDGTNNFVRGIRSFGTAVAAVVDGEPVGAATVCPALDDEYRSGPEGAFRNDEPIAVSDCADPEAATVSPTFWWDFDHRDQYAAANREIVTRFGDMRRFGCAQLGLAMVASGALEGITTNLRANPWDTVAGVHLIRQAGGQVTDLEGERWRHDSEGLVASNGAVHEELLEAARGIDP